The following are from one region of the Sandaracinus amylolyticus genome:
- a CDS encoding DUF4388 domain-containing protein: protein MAEPNDLVIVEADGSVRVPGRGADRRLRDRAGRYRLVVDATGLIVLRAEKSDGAAQPRVLMAGEIVSRTSILELVNIIASASWRGDMHIFGPDAHRVLSIDQAALKSATSTHPDDRLGQVLYRNGILSKQQLDEILAEVDPERRFGQIVVDKGAISQEQLFEQLQKQVEQIFFASLLIREGHYVFVQPDDGAEAPVHPVHLPVQALLMEGVQRIDEMALFRERIPHDELVPEVQPRVSVHSLEEKAQTVLAWADGNRTIEDIARETGLGQFMTVKALYGLLQQNLVVLRPKKSVDSTAVRKVVSQFNDVLRDIFMAVATYGGMDQTRSTLEAWIVGSGYGPIFGEHVEEDGSIDPAVVARALADIKVDNPMEGLHQALHELAAFALFAATTSLPRDQELMLSRDVTTRLKRIRM, encoded by the coding sequence GTGGCGGAGCCCAACGATCTCGTGATCGTCGAGGCCGATGGCTCGGTGCGGGTCCCCGGGCGCGGCGCGGATCGGCGGTTGCGCGACCGTGCCGGACGTTATCGGCTGGTGGTCGACGCGACGGGGCTGATCGTCCTTCGCGCCGAGAAGAGCGACGGTGCCGCGCAGCCGCGCGTGCTGATGGCGGGCGAGATCGTCTCGCGCACGTCGATCCTCGAGCTCGTGAACATCATCGCGAGCGCGAGCTGGCGCGGCGACATGCACATCTTCGGTCCCGACGCGCACCGCGTGCTCTCGATCGATCAGGCCGCGCTCAAGAGCGCGACCAGCACCCACCCCGACGATCGCCTCGGGCAGGTGCTCTATCGCAACGGGATCCTCAGCAAGCAGCAGCTCGACGAGATCCTCGCCGAGGTCGATCCCGAGCGGCGCTTCGGACAGATCGTCGTCGACAAGGGCGCGATCTCGCAGGAGCAGCTCTTCGAGCAGCTGCAGAAGCAGGTCGAGCAGATCTTCTTCGCGTCCCTCCTGATCCGCGAGGGGCACTACGTGTTCGTCCAGCCCGACGACGGGGCGGAGGCGCCGGTGCATCCGGTGCACCTGCCGGTGCAGGCGCTGCTCATGGAGGGCGTCCAGCGCATCGACGAGATGGCGCTCTTCCGCGAGCGCATCCCGCACGACGAGCTCGTGCCCGAGGTGCAGCCACGCGTGAGCGTGCACTCGCTCGAGGAGAAGGCGCAGACCGTCCTCGCGTGGGCCGACGGCAACCGCACCATCGAGGACATCGCGCGCGAGACCGGTCTCGGGCAGTTCATGACGGTGAAGGCGCTCTACGGCCTCCTCCAGCAGAACCTCGTCGTGCTGCGGCCGAAGAAGTCGGTCGACTCGACCGCGGTGCGCAAGGTCGTGTCGCAGTTCAACGACGTGCTCCGCGACATCTTCATGGCCGTCGCGACGTACGGCGGGATGGACCAGACGCGCAGCACGCTCGAGGCGTGGATCGTGGGCAGCGGCTACGGGCCGATCTTCGGCGAGCACGTCGAGGAGGACGGCAGCATCGATCCCGCGGTGGTCGCGCGCGCGCTCGCCGACATCAAGGTGGACAACCCGATGGAGGGCCTCCACCAGGCGCTGCACGAGCTCGCGGCGTTCGCGCTCTTCGCGGCGACGACCTCGCTGCCGCGCGATCAGGAGCTGATGCTCTCGCGCGACGTGACGACGCGGCTCAAGCGCATCCGGATGTGA
- a CDS encoding response regulator encodes MARVLVVDDFADARDLLSGHLAARGFETEEAVDGEDAVARAAERPPDVILMDIGMPKMDGIEATLRIKADPRTAHVPVIAVTGQAHDGLQVVPPCDAVLAKPVDPVRVEAEVRRVLAEKSSPASALSAARAAKSSTKRQRESQQRKRSVVWLIAGPERVRSAIAMLIERVGLEVRAFGSAMDALDDASDPDAVVIDLEQEDAVELALAMRSRPELEELVLIALEPEDGAPDEVRPLFDARVGKNDEVVKLPKLLQKALKERDASRGPAAEVTVEVGQAIHARGRAEPLGTVLDVRRELLVIDVPGAGAFVVPATAVSSIEHGRIEVEPDALDDDLREAIGANHE; translated from the coding sequence ATGGCCCGAGTCCTCGTCGTCGACGACTTCGCGGATGCCCGCGACCTGCTCTCCGGCCACCTCGCCGCGCGCGGCTTCGAGACCGAGGAAGCGGTCGACGGAGAAGACGCCGTCGCGCGCGCCGCCGAGCGCCCGCCCGACGTGATCCTGATGGACATCGGGATGCCCAAGATGGACGGCATCGAGGCGACGCTGCGGATCAAGGCGGACCCGCGCACCGCACACGTGCCGGTGATCGCGGTGACCGGTCAGGCGCACGACGGATTGCAGGTGGTGCCGCCCTGCGACGCGGTGCTCGCGAAGCCCGTCGATCCGGTGCGCGTCGAGGCCGAGGTGCGGCGCGTGCTCGCGGAGAAGAGCTCGCCCGCGAGCGCGCTGAGCGCGGCGCGCGCAGCGAAGAGCTCGACGAAGCGACAGCGCGAGAGCCAGCAGCGGAAGCGCTCGGTGGTGTGGCTCATCGCGGGCCCGGAGCGCGTGCGCAGCGCGATCGCGATGCTGATCGAGCGCGTGGGCCTCGAGGTGCGCGCGTTCGGATCGGCGATGGACGCGCTCGACGACGCGAGCGATCCCGACGCGGTGGTGATCGATCTCGAGCAGGAGGACGCGGTCGAGCTCGCGCTCGCGATGCGCAGCCGGCCCGAGCTCGAGGAGCTGGTGCTGATCGCGCTCGAGCCCGAGGACGGCGCGCCCGACGAGGTGCGCCCCCTCTTCGACGCGCGCGTCGGGAAGAACGACGAGGTCGTGAAGCTCCCGAAGCTCCTGCAGAAGGCGCTGAAGGAGCGCGACGCGAGCCGCGGCCCGGCGGCCGAGGTGACGGTCGAGGTCGGTCAGGCGATCCACGCGCGAGGTCGCGCGGAGCCGCTCGGCACCGTGCTCGACGTGCGCCGCGAGCTGCTCGTGATCGACGTGCCGGGCGCGGGCGCGTTCGTGGTGCCCGCGACCGCCGTGAGCTCGATCGAGCACGGGCGGATCGAGGTCGAGCCCGACGCGCTCGACGACGATCTGCGCGAGGCGATCGGCGCGAACCACGAGTGA
- a CDS encoding RNA polymerase sigma-70 factor, with protein sequence MKNDPAALYSEHRSFLIGLAYRMLGSVAEAEDAVQEAFVRAQSAPTDDVASPRAWLATVVTRICLDQLRSARVRREQYTGDWLPEPVRTDLPGAVVQPRDPEDAESLSLAFLLLLERLSPLERAVFLLHEVFDYSHAEVAAILERDEVAVRQLMSRARAHVKEGRPRFPADPDRHRELVMRFAMAIGQGDLGGLQSLLAKDVVARSDGGGRAKAARRAVHGDDRVARFVMGLSRKASADVKFELMEINGRTGIGWSNAGGLLGVLALTVDGDRVVEIDLVVNPSKLSGISARG encoded by the coding sequence ATGAAGAACGATCCTGCCGCGCTCTACAGCGAGCACCGCTCGTTCCTGATCGGGCTCGCGTACCGCATGCTCGGCAGCGTCGCCGAGGCCGAGGACGCGGTGCAGGAAGCGTTCGTGCGCGCCCAGAGCGCACCCACCGACGACGTGGCCTCGCCGCGCGCTTGGCTCGCGACGGTGGTCACGCGCATCTGCCTCGATCAGCTGCGCTCGGCGCGCGTGCGGCGCGAGCAGTACACCGGTGACTGGCTGCCCGAGCCGGTGCGCACCGACCTCCCCGGCGCGGTGGTGCAGCCGCGCGATCCCGAGGACGCCGAGTCGCTCTCGCTCGCGTTCCTGCTCTTGCTCGAGCGGCTCTCTCCGCTCGAGCGCGCGGTGTTCCTGCTGCACGAGGTGTTCGACTACTCGCACGCCGAGGTCGCGGCGATCCTCGAGCGCGACGAGGTCGCGGTGCGGCAGCTGATGTCGCGCGCGAGGGCGCACGTGAAGGAAGGGCGGCCGCGCTTCCCCGCGGATCCCGATCGACATCGCGAGCTCGTGATGCGCTTCGCGATGGCGATCGGGCAGGGCGACCTCGGAGGGCTGCAGTCGCTGCTCGCGAAGGACGTGGTCGCGCGCTCCGACGGCGGCGGTCGCGCGAAGGCGGCGCGCCGCGCGGTGCACGGCGACGATCGGGTCGCGCGCTTCGTGATGGGGCTCTCGCGGAAGGCGTCGGCCGACGTGAAGTTCGAGCTGATGGAGATCAACGGGCGCACCGGGATCGGGTGGAGCAACGCGGGTGGGTTGCTCGGGGTGCTCGCGCTGACGGTCGACGGGGATCGGGTCGTGGAGATCGATCTGGTGGTGAACCCCTCGAAGCTCTCGGGGATCTCCGCGCGGGGATAG
- a CDS encoding ExbD/TolR family protein, which yields MLASALVLSTACGGSEAAEDAVDTTPIVGVMELPISHRGDATAPSDALRVEISPTELRLESRPVYTLERGRVPAAEVTADGLTQLRTALQAAPARPRVALTAHGMVPYGTLVRTIQTLTAAGYRDILLAVRPVSGTGAAPTAPSWMPISSPQIAPFGPEPVDPATYGGPARGWGDFTSRWEESYDACRAAGAGQYTDCDPKASVTPEDGQMQVVLWARGRGMQVRFNRVGAPPPEPSKAPSGPALIEGVRAAPTGEGEEIPPDPSTTGAFAFRAEVATAADSAISGVTRPVCGASPCPTVVEADEETPVMRVVSLLGAAFPNGSSPPHLVLRLPAAR from the coding sequence ATGCTCGCGTCCGCTCTCGTGCTCTCGACCGCGTGCGGGGGCTCCGAGGCGGCCGAGGACGCGGTCGACACGACGCCCATCGTCGGCGTGATGGAGCTGCCGATCTCGCATCGCGGCGACGCGACCGCGCCGAGCGATGCGCTGCGCGTCGAGATCAGCCCGACCGAGCTGCGCCTCGAGAGCCGTCCCGTCTACACGCTCGAGCGCGGGCGCGTGCCCGCCGCCGAGGTGACCGCCGACGGGCTCACCCAGCTGCGCACCGCGCTCCAGGCCGCGCCCGCGCGCCCCCGCGTCGCGCTCACCGCCCACGGCATGGTGCCCTACGGGACGCTGGTGCGGACCATCCAGACGCTCACCGCCGCGGGCTATCGCGACATCCTCCTCGCGGTGCGTCCGGTCTCGGGCACCGGCGCCGCGCCCACCGCGCCGAGCTGGATGCCGATCTCGTCGCCCCAGATCGCGCCCTTCGGCCCCGAGCCCGTCGACCCCGCGACCTACGGCGGACCGGCGCGCGGATGGGGCGACTTCACGTCGCGCTGGGAGGAGTCGTACGACGCGTGCCGCGCCGCCGGCGCCGGCCAGTACACCGACTGCGATCCCAAGGCCTCGGTGACGCCCGAGGACGGCCAGATGCAGGTCGTGCTCTGGGCCCGCGGGCGCGGCATGCAGGTGCGCTTCAACCGCGTCGGCGCGCCCCCGCCCGAGCCCAGCAAGGCACCGAGCGGCCCCGCGCTCATCGAGGGCGTCCGCGCCGCACCGACCGGCGAGGGCGAAGAGATCCCGCCCGACCCGTCGACGACCGGCGCCTTCGCGTTCCGCGCCGAGGTCGCGACCGCGGCCGACTCCGCGATCTCCGGCGTCACCCGCCCGGTGTGCGGCGCCTCGCCGTGCCCCACCGTCGTCGAGGCCGACGAGGAGACGCCGGTGATGCGCGTCGTGTCGCTGCTCGGCGCGGCGTTCCCCAACGGCTCGAGCCCGCCGCACCTCGTGCTGCGACTGCCCGCCGCGCGCTGA
- a CDS encoding sodium-translocating pyrophosphatase, which translates to MSSRLHSLLARVSAAAASLAAFAAPSIALAQETSHAAGGEASLRLPDFSTVTMLGVDGRTLLMSGLAVCALGLAFGFVIFNQLKAMPVHKTMLDISELIYETCKTYLVTQGRFIMILFAFIGAIMVVYYGVFAFAHLPAGERWLRVGMILVFALIGVAGSYGVAWYGIRVNTFANSRTAFASLQGKGHPVYAIPLKAGMSIGMMLISVELMMMLLILVFVPGEFAGPCFVGFAIGESLGASALRIAGGIFTKIADIGSDLMKIVFKIKEDDARNPGVIADCTGDNAGDSVGPSADGFETYGVTGVALISFILLVLTSPEAAEAQKMLLVWLFMIRVVMVVASAGSYLVNEAIAKSRYGNLGKFNFEHPLTVLVWLTSIVSIIATFAVSSALIPELGGASSAWWKLSVIVSCGTLAGAIIPELIKVFTSVDSGHVREVVTASKEGGASLNVLAGLTAGNFSAYWMGIVFVALMGVAYGVTMLDAGTSEALGAIIRFQTEAGWVDVSPIFAFGLVAFGFLGMGPVTIAVDSYGPVTDNAQSVYELSLIENVPNVKEEIKKDFKFDANFEVAKELLEENDGAGNTFKATAKPVLIGTAVVGATTMIFSIIVLLTGLRPELLTQLSLMHPPFLLGMLAGGSVIFWFTGASTQAVSTGAYRAVEFIKANIKLEGVEKASIEDSKKVVEICTVYAQKGMFNIFLTVFFSTLAFAFLESYFFIGYLVAIALFGLFQALFLANAGGAWDNAKKVVETELKAKGTDLHAACVVGDTVGDPFKDTSSVAMNPVIKFTTLFGLLAVELAEILQGSIENGATMRVVIAAVLFAISAFFVYRSFYGMRIAAVEGESHAKTAAAPAE; encoded by the coding sequence ATGTCCAGCCGTCTGCACTCGCTTCTCGCTCGCGTGTCAGCCGCCGCTGCCTCGCTGGCGGCCTTCGCGGCGCCGAGCATCGCGCTCGCCCAGGAGACCAGCCACGCCGCAGGCGGCGAGGCCAGCCTCCGCCTGCCCGACTTCTCGACCGTCACGATGCTCGGCGTCGACGGCCGCACGCTCCTGATGAGCGGCCTCGCGGTGTGCGCGCTCGGTCTCGCGTTCGGCTTCGTGATCTTCAACCAGCTGAAGGCGATGCCGGTCCACAAGACCATGCTCGACATCAGCGAGCTGATCTACGAGACGTGCAAGACGTACCTGGTCACCCAGGGCCGCTTCATCATGATCCTGTTCGCCTTCATCGGCGCGATCATGGTCGTGTACTACGGCGTGTTCGCCTTCGCGCACCTGCCCGCGGGCGAGCGCTGGCTGCGCGTCGGGATGATCCTCGTGTTCGCGCTGATCGGCGTCGCCGGCAGCTACGGCGTCGCGTGGTACGGCATCCGCGTCAACACGTTCGCGAACTCGCGCACCGCGTTCGCGTCGCTCCAGGGCAAGGGCCACCCGGTCTACGCGATCCCGCTCAAGGCCGGCATGAGCATCGGCATGATGCTCATCTCGGTCGAGCTGATGATGATGCTCCTCATCCTGGTCTTCGTGCCGGGTGAGTTCGCGGGCCCCTGCTTCGTCGGCTTCGCCATCGGCGAGTCGCTCGGCGCGTCGGCGCTCCGCATCGCGGGCGGCATCTTCACGAAGATCGCCGACATCGGCTCGGACCTCATGAAGATCGTCTTCAAGATCAAGGAAGACGACGCGCGTAACCCCGGCGTCATCGCGGACTGCACGGGCGACAACGCGGGTGACTCGGTCGGTCCGAGCGCCGACGGCTTCGAGACCTACGGCGTGACCGGCGTCGCGCTCATCTCGTTCATCCTCCTCGTGCTCACGAGCCCGGAGGCCGCCGAGGCGCAGAAGATGCTGCTCGTGTGGCTCTTCATGATCCGCGTCGTGATGGTCGTGGCGAGCGCGGGCTCGTACCTCGTGAACGAGGCGATCGCGAAGAGCCGCTACGGCAACCTCGGCAAGTTCAACTTCGAGCACCCGCTCACGGTCCTCGTGTGGCTCACGTCGATCGTCTCGATCATCGCGACGTTCGCGGTCAGCTCGGCGCTGATCCCCGAGCTCGGCGGCGCGTCGAGCGCGTGGTGGAAGCTCTCGGTGATCGTCAGCTGCGGCACGCTCGCGGGCGCGATCATCCCCGAGCTCATCAAGGTGTTCACCTCGGTCGACTCGGGCCACGTGCGCGAGGTCGTGACCGCGTCGAAGGAAGGCGGCGCGTCGCTGAACGTCCTCGCCGGCCTCACCGCGGGCAACTTCAGCGCGTACTGGATGGGCATCGTGTTCGTCGCGCTGATGGGCGTCGCGTACGGCGTGACGATGCTGGACGCGGGCACGAGCGAGGCGCTCGGCGCGATCATCCGCTTCCAGACCGAGGCCGGCTGGGTCGACGTCTCGCCGATCTTCGCGTTCGGCCTCGTGGCGTTCGGCTTCCTGGGCATGGGCCCGGTCACGATCGCGGTCGACAGCTACGGCCCGGTCACGGACAACGCGCAGTCGGTGTACGAGCTCTCGCTCATCGAGAACGTCCCGAACGTCAAGGAAGAGATCAAGAAGGACTTCAAGTTCGACGCGAACTTCGAGGTCGCGAAGGAGCTCCTCGAGGAGAACGACGGCGCGGGCAACACGTTCAAGGCGACCGCGAAGCCGGTGCTCATCGGCACCGCGGTGGTCGGCGCGACGACGATGATCTTCTCGATCATCGTGCTGCTCACGGGCCTTCGCCCCGAGCTGCTGACGCAGCTCTCGCTGATGCACCCGCCCTTCCTGCTCGGCATGCTCGCGGGCGGCTCGGTGATCTTCTGGTTCACCGGCGCGTCGACGCAGGCGGTCTCGACCGGTGCGTACCGCGCGGTCGAGTTCATCAAGGCGAACATCAAGCTCGAGGGCGTCGAGAAGGCGTCGATCGAGGACTCGAAGAAGGTCGTCGAGATCTGCACGGTCTACGCGCAGAAGGGGATGTTCAACATCTTCCTCACGGTCTTCTTCTCGACGCTCGCGTTCGCGTTCCTCGAGTCGTACTTCTTCATCGGGTACCTCGTCGCGATCGCGCTCTTCGGTCTCTTCCAGGCGCTCTTCCTCGCGAACGCGGGTGGCGCGTGGGACAACGCGAAGAAGGTCGTCGAGACCGAGCTCAAGGCGAAGGGCACGGACCTCCACGCGGCGTGCGTCGTCGGCGACACCGTGGGTGATCCCTTCAAGGACACCTCGTCGGTCGCGATGAACCCGGTGATCAAGTTCACCACGCTGTTCGGCCTGCTCGCGGTCGAGCTCGCGGAGATCCTCCAGGGCAGCATCGAGAACGGCGCGACGATGCGCGTCGTCATCGCGGCGGTGCTCTTCGCGATCAGCGCGTTCTTCGTGTACCGCTCGTTCTACGGCATGCGCATCGCGGCGGTCGAGGGCGAGAGCCACGCGAAGACCGCGGCCGCGCCGGCCGAGTGA
- a CDS encoding NAD(P)/FAD-dependent oxidoreductase — METKPRVIVVGGGYAGVMAALRAARRLRHRGEVVLVSDRDAMIERVRLHEAAAGIVDPARPLAKLLRGTSVRIVRARVESVDRVGHEITLSGGERMRFDRLIVAIGSRVDASAIPGAREHAHTLEPDGFAELEIAVREAARREGHLVVIGGGLTGIEGATELAERHRGLRVTLVTSGAIGPGLAPRAVDHLRRTFARLGITLREHARVERVDPDAVVIAGERVPFDVCVGAVGFAIPESLRTWGFPVDARGRARVDAMLRLEGVSDVYVAGDCAAPSGVLGSELPFGCKSAMPMGVHAAENAVRSLRDEPERAIDWSDTAYCISLGRRDGLVQLMTPQGTPRATFLSGRLGAMVKEMICRYTVRSVELERDGWWDYRFLRVRLHALPSRELPSPREAA, encoded by the coding sequence ATGGAGACCAAGCCCCGGGTGATCGTGGTCGGCGGTGGGTACGCCGGAGTGATGGCCGCGCTGCGCGCAGCGCGCCGCCTGCGCCATCGCGGCGAGGTCGTGCTCGTCTCGGATCGCGACGCGATGATCGAGCGCGTGCGCCTCCACGAGGCGGCGGCCGGCATCGTCGATCCCGCGCGCCCCCTCGCGAAGCTGCTGCGCGGCACCTCGGTGCGCATCGTCCGCGCCCGCGTGGAGTCGGTCGATCGCGTCGGGCACGAGATCACGCTCTCGGGCGGCGAGCGCATGCGCTTCGATCGCCTGATCGTCGCGATCGGCAGCCGCGTCGACGCGAGCGCGATCCCCGGCGCGCGCGAGCACGCGCACACGCTCGAGCCCGACGGCTTCGCCGAGCTCGAGATCGCCGTGCGCGAGGCCGCGCGCCGCGAAGGCCATCTGGTCGTGATCGGCGGCGGGCTCACCGGCATCGAGGGCGCCACCGAGCTCGCCGAGCGCCACCGCGGCCTGCGCGTGACGCTGGTGACGTCGGGCGCGATCGGCCCCGGCCTCGCGCCGCGCGCCGTCGATCACCTGCGCCGCACCTTCGCGCGCCTCGGCATCACGCTGCGCGAGCACGCCCGCGTCGAGCGCGTCGATCCCGACGCCGTCGTGATCGCCGGCGAGCGCGTGCCCTTCGACGTCTGCGTCGGCGCGGTCGGCTTCGCGATCCCCGAGTCGCTGCGCACCTGGGGCTTCCCGGTCGACGCCCGCGGCCGTGCCCGCGTCGACGCGATGCTGCGCCTCGAGGGCGTGTCCGACGTCTACGTCGCGGGCGACTGCGCCGCGCCGAGCGGCGTGCTCGGCTCCGAGCTCCCCTTCGGCTGCAAGAGCGCGATGCCGATGGGCGTGCACGCCGCCGAGAACGCGGTGCGCTCGCTGCGCGACGAGCCCGAGCGCGCGATCGACTGGTCCGACACGGCCTACTGCATCAGCCTCGGCCGCCGCGACGGGCTCGTGCAGCTCATGACGCCGCAGGGCACGCCGCGCGCGACCTTCCTGTCGGGCCGCCTCGGTGCGATGGTGAAGGAGATGATCTGCCGCTACACGGTGCGCAGCGTCGAGCTCGAGCGCGACGGATGGTGGGACTACCGCTTCCTGCGGGTCCGCCTCCACGCGCTCCCGTCGCGCGAGCTCCCGTCGCCCCGCGAGGCCGCATGA
- a CDS encoding serine/threonine-protein kinase yields the protein MSRPAPSEAPLVSPADSFVGRVLEQRYRVEQRLGEGGLGTVYRAQHLKLARNVAVKVLRDDLRGIPQLRARFEREVKALSSLSHPNVVTITDYGVEGGMPFLVMELVEGTELAKIVGEPLPPERALSIVRQILASLAYAHERDVVHRDLKPANVIVRQLPDGRDHVTVLDFGLAKFVGDDPGGDLTRSGLVVGTPAYMPPEQMAAGARRADARSDLYAAGLILFELIAGRRPFTFEEPAELLRAHLVMQPPTLAEALPGAVVRPELEELLVRALAKSPDDRFPDARAMIDAIDALPYEPLVRGGVGGHDARHDATRPARPTPISAAAAASERPPPSPTAAERARAMGMRAGIAALVFLMTIAGIAWAARRATTEPVADATDTTRASPPPVAPPARSEGPGTTAAPPSAAVAVAEATPGDDPVAAGDEDTEALVGDEDEGEVAPEVEAPFVAPVRVGPRPPARNPLRGRLPAVLSRVDARIERGRPIGAGDIRSLQRYRNDRPGDVRGRLVLGHAYAARGWLSPAMDQYERAVGVDESVRGDPAILENLLRAVRTESLTARASELVVRIYGLEAQAGVRRAISRVRDPAERGRLEALAGRLR from the coding sequence ATGTCGCGCCCTGCCCCGTCCGAAGCTCCGCTCGTGTCTCCCGCCGACTCGTTCGTCGGTCGGGTGCTGGAGCAGCGATACCGCGTCGAGCAGCGTCTCGGCGAAGGCGGGTTGGGCACCGTCTACCGCGCGCAGCACCTCAAGCTCGCGCGCAACGTCGCGGTGAAGGTGCTGCGCGACGATCTACGCGGCATCCCGCAGCTGCGCGCGCGCTTCGAGCGCGAGGTGAAGGCGCTCTCGTCGCTCTCGCATCCGAACGTCGTGACGATCACCGACTACGGCGTGGAGGGCGGCATGCCCTTCCTCGTCATGGAGCTGGTGGAGGGCACCGAGCTCGCGAAGATCGTCGGCGAGCCGCTGCCCCCGGAGCGCGCGCTCTCCATCGTGCGTCAGATCCTCGCGAGCCTCGCCTACGCGCACGAGCGCGACGTGGTGCATCGCGATCTGAAGCCCGCGAACGTGATCGTGCGGCAGCTCCCCGACGGACGCGATCACGTCACGGTGCTCGACTTCGGGCTCGCGAAGTTCGTCGGCGACGATCCCGGCGGCGACCTCACGCGCAGCGGGCTCGTCGTGGGAACGCCCGCGTACATGCCGCCCGAGCAGATGGCCGCGGGCGCGCGGCGCGCCGATGCGCGCTCCGATCTCTACGCGGCGGGCCTCATCCTCTTCGAGCTGATCGCGGGCCGTCGTCCCTTCACGTTCGAGGAGCCCGCGGAGCTGCTGCGCGCGCATCTCGTGATGCAGCCTCCGACGCTCGCCGAGGCGCTCCCTGGCGCGGTGGTGCGGCCCGAGCTCGAGGAGCTCCTGGTGCGCGCGCTCGCGAAGTCGCCCGACGATCGCTTCCCCGATGCGCGCGCGATGATCGATGCGATCGACGCGCTGCCCTACGAGCCACTGGTGCGCGGCGGCGTCGGTGGTCACGACGCGCGGCACGACGCGACGCGCCCTGCGCGGCCGACGCCGATCTCGGCGGCTGCGGCGGCGAGCGAGCGTCCGCCGCCGAGCCCGACCGCGGCCGAGCGTGCGCGCGCGATGGGCATGCGCGCCGGGATCGCGGCGCTCGTGTTCCTGATGACGATCGCGGGCATCGCGTGGGCTGCGCGGCGCGCGACGACCGAGCCGGTCGCCGACGCGACCGACACGACCCGAGCGAGCCCGCCGCCGGTCGCGCCGCCCGCGCGCAGCGAGGGCCCGGGCACGACCGCGGCGCCGCCGTCGGCGGCGGTCGCAGTGGCCGAGGCGACGCCGGGCGACGATCCGGTCGCAGCGGGCGACGAGGACACCGAGGCGCTGGTCGGCGACGAGGACGAGGGCGAGGTCGCGCCCGAGGTCGAAGCGCCGTTCGTCGCGCCGGTGCGCGTCGGCCCGCGACCGCCGGCGCGCAATCCGCTGCGGGGTCGGCTGCCGGCGGTGCTCTCGCGCGTCGATGCGCGCATCGAGCGCGGCCGTCCGATCGGCGCGGGCGACATCCGCTCGCTGCAGCGATATCGCAACGACCGCCCCGGCGACGTGCGCGGTCGGCTCGTGCTCGGGCACGCGTACGCGGCGCGCGGCTGGCTCTCGCCGGCGATGGATCAGTACGAGCGCGCGGTGGGCGTCGACGAGAGCGTGCGGGGCGATCCGGCGATCCTCGAGAACCTGCTGCGCGCGGTGCGGACCGAGTCGCTGACGGCCCGGGCGAGCGAGCTCGTGGTGCGGATCTACGGGCTCGAGGCGCAGGCCGGTGTGCGACGGGCGATCTCTCGGGTTCGCGATCCGGCGGAGCGCGGACGGCTCGAAGCGCTCGCTGGTCGACTTCGCTGA